A window of Tautonia plasticadhaerens contains these coding sequences:
- a CDS encoding YwqJ-related putative deaminase, whose protein sequence is MSEPLEAIAGRIVQLTTSMQKAQGIGTGPVLAVVRNEATGKLYVGLNHSMLPSPLSETIGKAIVGQMQRIAAGQLVVVHSEAWALGGHAEVRALNAAILEREKQLGRKLTETDLKVFEVHVAWLSGKRRGDAAPRCEHCMRLTRGVRVTDSVFHAEGGVSGTIQAPQRGLVVRGDGQVPPAKPAGGEVGPGARPGGGVRGTMGNAALGLLDAGIALATPAIKNWFAENHLKDKWEAQYRDKVSKVLADAYLWALVWLIAPRLSEIRRVKASGHPVLFHVLIDTEWVLTDFGWAATKVESTSTSLLFPGDTPVEWPVWQPKRTGAGVFFNSPQRRNSRLTYDITL, encoded by the coding sequence ATGTCGGAACCGCTCGAAGCCATCGCCGGTCGGATCGTCCAGCTCACGACGAGCATGCAGAAGGCCCAGGGGATCGGCACCGGGCCGGTCCTCGCGGTCGTCCGCAACGAGGCGACGGGGAAGCTCTACGTCGGGTTGAACCACTCCATGCTGCCGAGCCCCCTGTCCGAGACGATCGGCAAGGCGATCGTGGGCCAGATGCAGCGGATCGCGGCGGGCCAGCTCGTCGTCGTGCACTCCGAGGCGTGGGCGCTGGGGGGGCACGCGGAGGTGAGGGCGCTGAACGCGGCGATCCTCGAGCGGGAGAAGCAGCTCGGGCGGAAGCTGACCGAGACGGATCTCAAGGTCTTCGAGGTGCACGTGGCGTGGCTGTCGGGGAAGCGTCGGGGCGATGCGGCACCCCGGTGCGAGCACTGCATGCGGCTCACCCGGGGCGTCCGCGTCACCGACTCCGTGTTCCATGCCGAGGGCGGCGTGAGCGGCACGATCCAGGCTCCGCAGCGCGGGTTGGTGGTCCGGGGCGATGGCCAGGTTCCGCCGGCGAAGCCGGCGGGCGGGGAGGTCGGGCCGGGCGCGCGGCCCGGGGGCGGTGTCCGGGGCACCATGGGCAACGCGGCCCTCGGCCTGCTCGATGCCGGGATCGCCCTCGCGACCCCGGCCATCAAGAACTGGTTCGCGGAGAACCACCTGAAGGACAAGTGGGAGGCGCAGTATCGCGACAAGGTGTCGAAGGTGCTGGCGGACGCCTACCTCTGGGCCCTCGTGTGGCTCATCGCACCCCGCCTCTCGGAGATCAGGCGGGTGAAGGCGTCGGGGCATCCGGTGCTCTTCCATGTCCTGATCGATACGGAATGGGTGCTGACCGATTTCGGCTGGGCCGCCACGAAGGTGGAGTCCACGTCCACCAGCCTCCTCTTCCCGGGCGACACCCCGGTCGAATGGCCGGTGTGGCAACCGAAGCGCACGGGAGCGGGCGTCTTTTTCAACTCGCCTCAGCGTCGGAACAGTCGCTTGACGTATGACATCACGCTTTGA